A genomic region of Desulfallas thermosapovorans DSM 6562 contains the following coding sequences:
- a CDS encoding lysophospholipid acyltransferase family protein, which produces MFYRVAKIICRVFLKVARQWKIYGDPRLAAGQGVLVVANHISYWDPLVIGCSLNRKIFFMAKADLFNIPVLGFLITKLGAFPVQREGADRSSIRRALELLGAGKVVGIFPEGTRSKTGEMLNPHLGAAMLALKGGVPLLPVAVSGTKGYWGQIKVNFGKPMYFTPQNRRKISREEMEYVSRELMAEIGRLLAVIDK; this is translated from the coding sequence ATGTTTTACAGAGTGGCCAAAATAATCTGCCGGGTATTTCTTAAGGTGGCACGCCAGTGGAAGATTTACGGTGATCCGCGGCTAGCGGCGGGTCAGGGTGTGTTAGTGGTAGCCAACCATATCAGTTACTGGGACCCACTGGTTATAGGCTGCTCATTGAACAGAAAAATTTTTTTTATGGCCAAGGCAGATTTATTTAACATACCAGTGCTTGGTTTTTTGATTACCAAACTTGGTGCCTTCCCCGTACAGCGTGAGGGTGCCGACCGCTCGTCCATCAGGCGGGCATTGGAGTTGCTTGGTGCCGGAAAAGTGGTGGGCATCTTCCCAGAGGGTACCCGCAGTAAAACTGGTGAAATGTTAAACCCCCATTTAGGTGCCGCCATGTTGGCCTTAAAAGGGGGTGTGCCATTGTTGCCGGTAGCTGTCAGCGGAACCAAAGGGTATTGGGGTCAGATCAAGGTGAATTTTGGTAAACCAATGTATTTTACTCCCCAAAACCGGCGAAAAATATCCAGAGAAGAAATGGAGTATGTCAGCCGGGAGTTGATGGCGGAAATAGGCCGTTTGCTGGCGGTTATCGATAAGTAG
- the aroF gene encoding 3-deoxy-7-phosphoheptulonate synthase, producing MIVVMNHNAVDHDIDNILKKLENAGFQIHLSRGVERTIIGAIGDKTRLKDLSLEAMPGVEKVVPILQPYKMASRAYKDEPTVIKVGGLTIGGDTVHVMAGPCAVESRDQLLEAAQIVKEAGATLLRGGAFKPRTSPYSFQGLEEQGLEMLAEARERTGLCIVTEVMDPRSVELVARYADILQIGTRNMQNFFLLREVARAGKPVLLKRGASATIEEWLLAAEYILAEGNRDVILCERGIRTFDDYTRNTLDLTAVPVIKYLSHLPVIVDPSHAIGKWRFVAPMSRAAIAAGADGLLVEMHPNPAEALCDGPQSLNPANFRALMQELGGFASLMGKKMGQLSC from the coding sequence ATGATAGTTGTGATGAATCACAATGCTGTTGATCATGACATAGATAACATATTAAAGAAGCTGGAAAACGCTGGTTTTCAGATTCACCTTTCCCGGGGTGTGGAAAGAACCATCATCGGGGCCATCGGCGATAAGACCAGGCTCAAGGATTTATCCCTGGAGGCGATGCCGGGCGTAGAGAAGGTGGTGCCAATACTGCAGCCGTACAAAATGGCCAGCCGGGCCTATAAGGATGAACCCACCGTGATCAAAGTGGGGGGGCTTACCATAGGCGGGGACACTGTACACGTAATGGCTGGTCCCTGTGCTGTGGAAAGCAGGGATCAACTGCTGGAGGCGGCCCAAATCGTCAAGGAAGCCGGGGCCACCCTGCTGCGGGGCGGTGCCTTCAAACCCCGCACTTCGCCCTATTCATTCCAGGGTCTGGAAGAACAGGGCCTGGAAATGCTGGCCGAAGCCCGGGAGCGTACCGGCCTGTGTATAGTTACCGAGGTAATGGACCCCCGTTCGGTGGAATTGGTGGCCCGGTATGCTGATATACTGCAAATCGGCACCCGTAATATGCAAAATTTCTTTTTGCTGCGGGAGGTGGCCCGGGCCGGTAAACCGGTTTTATTGAAACGCGGTGCCTCGGCCACCATAGAGGAATGGCTGTTGGCCGCCGAGTATATACTGGCCGAAGGCAACCGGGACGTGATTCTTTGCGAACGGGGCATACGAACCTTTGATGATTACACCCGGAATACCCTGGACTTGACCGCCGTGCCCGTGATTAAATATTTAAGTCACCTGCCGGTGATCGTTGACCCCAGCCATGCCATCGGTAAATGGCGTTTCGTGGCCCCCATGTCCCGGGCTGCCATTGCAGCGGGGGCGGACGGCCTGCTGGTGGAGATGCACCCCAACCCGGCGGAGGCCCTTTGCGACGGGCCCCAATCTTTAAACCCGGCTAATTTCCGGGCGCTGATGCAGGAACTTGGCGGTTTTGCCAGTTTGATGGGTAAGAAAATGGGGCAATTGTCATGCTGA
- the aroH gene encoding chorismate mutase, which yields MRGIRGAITVDANTEKDIGEAAQKLVGAMLAANNVCTEDIASMLFTVTSDLNAAFPAAAVRKMAGFDRVPMLCSPEIDVPGSLSQCIRVLMLVNTSAGQDDIKHVYLGGAARLRPDLV from the coding sequence ATGCGCGGTATCAGAGGTGCCATAACGGTTGATGCAAACACAGAAAAGGATATCGGCGAGGCTGCCCAAAAGCTTGTCGGTGCTATGCTGGCTGCAAACAACGTTTGCACAGAGGATATAGCAAGTATGCTGTTCACCGTCACCAGCGATTTGAACGCAGCCTTTCCGGCCGCTGCGGTGAGGAAAATGGCGGGCTTTGACCGGGTACCCATGTTATGCTCACCGGAGATTGACGTTCCCGGCAGCCTCAGCCAATGCATCAGAGTATTGATGCTGGTTAACACCAGTGCGGGTCAGGACGACATAAAACATGTTTACCTCGGCGGCGCTGCCCGTCTTCGTCCAGATTTAGTTTAA
- a CDS encoding prephenate dehydrogenase yields MLIKSCAIIGVGLIGGSLGLAMSERQLVGHIRGVDVNRENLDMALAAGAIHQAAALPDAVTGAELVILAAPVGTTQELLKSMKPFLKPGAVITDVGSTKKSVVQQAEALIGDRFVGGHPMTGAETAGFSGADPFLFENAFYLLTPTAQTNNDALETVRRLVQATGAVVMEMTPEEHDLITAAISHLPHFMAVSLVAAVAGMSIGDKAMALAAGGFRDTTRIAAGSPPMWRDIFLSNRRQVLQTLEHLRGAMDELESALRRQDAEKLMQILSETSAIRKKLPVKPKGYLPYIYELVVTVPDRPGVIAGLAGMLGEAGINIAEIEILRAREGYGGTIRIGFATPDEQDRAMELFQARGIKCRRKV; encoded by the coding sequence ATGCTGATAAAAAGCTGCGCCATTATTGGCGTGGGTTTGATAGGCGGCTCCCTGGGGCTGGCCATGAGTGAGCGGCAATTGGTGGGACATATCCGCGGTGTGGACGTAAACAGGGAAAACCTGGACATGGCTCTGGCGGCAGGGGCTATTCACCAGGCCGCCGCGCTTCCCGACGCCGTGACCGGTGCGGAGCTGGTTATTCTGGCCGCTCCGGTGGGAACTACACAGGAATTGCTAAAAAGCATGAAACCCTTTTTAAAACCTGGCGCTGTGATAACCGATGTGGGCAGCACCAAAAAAAGTGTAGTTCAGCAGGCCGAGGCACTTATCGGTGACCGGTTTGTGGGCGGGCATCCCATGACCGGTGCCGAGACTGCGGGATTCAGCGGAGCCGACCCCTTTCTCTTCGAAAATGCCTTTTACTTGCTGACCCCCACGGCCCAAACCAATAATGACGCCCTGGAAACTGTGCGCCGGTTGGTGCAGGCCACGGGCGCAGTGGTGATGGAGATGACGCCGGAAGAGCATGATTTGATTACGGCGGCCATCAGCCACCTGCCCCATTTCATGGCGGTATCACTGGTGGCGGCCGTGGCCGGTATGTCCATCGGAGATAAGGCCATGGCCCTGGCGGCCGGGGGATTCCGGGATACCACCCGGATTGCCGCCGGCAGCCCTCCCATGTGGCGGGATATATTTTTATCCAACCGCCGGCAGGTTTTGCAGACCCTGGAACACCTGCGCGGTGCCATGGATGAGCTGGAATCCGCCCTGCGCCGGCAAGATGCCGAAAAGTTGATGCAAATATTATCCGAAACCAGTGCCATCAGAAAAAAGCTACCCGTAAAGCCCAAAGGATATCTGCCCTATATTTATGAATTGGTTGTGACAGTCCCGGACCGTCCCGGCGTTATTGCCGGGCTGGCCGGGATGCTGGGTGAGGCGGGCATTAACATAGCCGAAATAGAAATACTGCGTGCCAGAGAAGGATACGGAGGCACCATCAGGATTGGTTTTGCCACCCCGGACGAACAAGACCGGGCCATGGAATTGTTCCAGGCCAGGGGGATAAAGTGCCGCCGCAAAGTTTAG
- a CDS encoding pseudouridine synthase, which produces MERLHKFMARSGVASRRGSEELIAQGKVRVNGKLVTVPGLKIDPLRDRVEVDGRPVRRPEKKVYLLLNKPTGYVSTVSDPRGRRKVTDLLGGIKQRVYPAGRLDYDSEGLLLLTNDGELTYALTHPRHEIPKTYQALVQGVPGAGKLAELARGVVLQDGPTSPAKVRMLKNKGHSALLEITIHEGRNRQVRRMCQHIGHPVLSLRRVSIGPLKIGDLQPGRYRHLTTREVKMLMKAARLTT; this is translated from the coding sequence TTGGAGCGGTTGCACAAATTTATGGCTCGATCCGGAGTAGCCTCCCGGCGTGGCAGTGAAGAATTAATCGCCCAGGGTAAAGTGAGGGTGAACGGTAAGCTTGTCACTGTACCCGGGCTTAAAATAGATCCCCTGCGGGACCGGGTGGAGGTGGACGGCAGGCCGGTGCGCAGGCCCGAAAAAAAAGTTTATCTACTGTTAAACAAACCCACCGGATATGTAAGCACTGTGAGCGATCCCCGGGGACGCCGCAAGGTAACCGATTTGTTGGGCGGTATCAAGCAAAGGGTTTACCCGGCGGGCCGGCTCGATTATGATAGCGAAGGACTGCTGCTGCTCACCAATGACGGTGAACTGACCTATGCCCTGACCCACCCGCGGCACGAGATACCCAAAACCTACCAGGCACTGGTGCAGGGGGTGCCCGGGGCGGGTAAACTGGCTGAACTGGCCCGGGGAGTGGTGCTGCAGGACGGTCCTACATCCCCGGCTAAAGTAAGGATGCTTAAAAATAAAGGACACAGTGCGCTGCTGGAAATTACCATTCACGAAGGCAGAAACAGGCAGGTACGGCGCATGTGCCAGCATATCGGCCACCCGGTGCTTTCCTTGAGACGGGTCAGTATCGGACCACTGAAAATAGGCGACCTTCAGCCGGGGCGTTACCGCCATTTAACAACCCGGGAAGTGAAGATGTTAATGAAGGCGGCCAGGCTGACTACATAA
- the cmk gene encoding (d)CMP kinase gives MGRFVNIAIDGPAGAGKSTVAKLLAEKLGYIYVDTGAMYRAVTLQALMDKIDMGDEKNLTRIAESVDLAFKVDETGNTRIFLNGFDVSQQIRTPEVSRNVSLVSRVPGVRRKMTRLQRELGAAGGVVMEGRDIGTQVLPEAEMKFFLTASVEERARRRHAELIQRGFAVSYAEVLEDIARRDEIDSHRALAPLKPASDAEIIDCTGMTAQQVVDTIAARVSGRIN, from the coding sequence ATGGGGCGCTTTGTAAATATTGCCATTGACGGCCCTGCCGGTGCCGGTAAAAGTACCGTGGCCAAACTGCTGGCTGAAAAGCTGGGTTACATATATGTAGATACCGGTGCCATGTACAGAGCTGTAACATTACAGGCCTTAATGGATAAAATAGATATGGGTGATGAAAAAAACCTTACCCGGATTGCAGAATCGGTAGATCTGGCCTTTAAGGTTGATGAAACCGGTAATACGCGTATTTTTTTAAACGGATTTGATGTTTCGCAGCAAATTAGAACCCCGGAGGTTAGCCGCAACGTTTCGCTGGTGTCCCGGGTCCCGGGGGTGCGGCGAAAAATGACCCGGCTACAAAGGGAATTGGGGGCCGCAGGCGGTGTGGTGATGGAAGGCAGGGACATAGGCACTCAGGTGCTGCCCGAAGCCGAGATGAAATTTTTCCTGACCGCTTCCGTGGAAGAGCGTGCCCGGCGGCGACATGCCGAACTCATACAACGCGGTTTTGCAGTATCCTATGCGGAAGTATTGGAAGATATTGCCCGGCGGGATGAAATAGATTCCCACAGGGCATTGGCACCTCTGAAACCGGCCAGTGACGCTGAGATTATCGACTGTACCGGTATGACCGCCCAGCAGGTGGTTGACACGATAGCGGCCAGGGTTTCAGGGAGGATCAATTAA
- a CDS encoding spore maturation protein, protein MFGVVSDLSRWAIPVVLLLVPLIAMIRGVNVFEKFVEGAEDGFATAIKTIPFLVAMLVAISIFRASGALDMVVGILSPVLNRVGFPAEVLPHAIMRPLSGGASLGIATDIIKTHGPDSFIGRLVSTMQGSSDTTFYVLTLYFGSVGISKYRYSIISGLSADFTTLVASVYVAHKLFGPA, encoded by the coding sequence TTGTTTGGCGTTGTATCCGATCTTTCCCGCTGGGCTATTCCCGTGGTGCTGCTGCTGGTTCCCCTGATAGCCATGATCCGGGGTGTAAATGTATTTGAAAAATTTGTTGAAGGGGCGGAGGACGGGTTTGCCACGGCCATTAAAACCATACCCTTTTTGGTGGCCATGCTGGTGGCCATCAGTATTTTCAGGGCTTCCGGGGCACTGGACATGGTGGTGGGGATTTTATCCCCGGTGTTAAACCGGGTGGGCTTTCCCGCCGAAGTACTCCCCCATGCTATTATGCGCCCCCTTTCAGGTGGCGCCTCCCTGGGCATAGCCACCGACATTATTAAAACCCACGGTCCCGACAGTTTTATTGGTCGCCTGGTCTCCACTATGCAGGGCAGCTCGGACACTACTTTTTATGTTCTAACACTATATTTTGGTTCGGTGGGTATTTCCAAATACCGTTATTCAATAATTTCCGGTCTTTCTGCTGACTTTACCACCCTGGTGGCCTCGGTGTATGTGGCCCATAAGCTATTTGGACCCGCATAA
- the aroA gene encoding 3-phosphoshikimate 1-carboxyvinyltransferase has translation MEVVINPVRTLRGDVQVPGDKSISHRAVMLGALAMGETEIENFLTGEDCLSTIRVAQSLGVDIKMDQNRVLVRGGGLDALREPGDVLDAGNSGTTMRMMAGILAGCPFFSVLTGDASLRCRPMRRVIQPLTAMGARIAARGGNAYAPMAISGGDLCAITYTSPVASAQVKSAVLLAGLFADGPTTVIEPARSRDHTERMLEYFGARVEVEDKRVTVWGRPDLRGRKVTVPGDMSSAVFLLVAGATVPGAELVVRNVGINPTRAGALDILVQMGADLQIFNERRVNGEPVGDIRVRGGRLTGAKIGGAIIPYLIDELPALAVAAALAEGETVVRDAAELRYKETDRIDAVVKLLGAMGANITGREDGFIVRGGRKLTGTVCDSFGDHRIAMAAAVAGLQARGTTRIKEADCVRISYPAFFDTLNLISVQ, from the coding sequence ATGGAAGTTGTGATAAATCCGGTGCGTACACTGCGCGGCGACGTGCAGGTACCCGGTGACAAATCCATATCCCACCGGGCCGTTATGCTGGGTGCGCTGGCCATGGGGGAAACTGAAATTGAAAACTTTTTAACGGGCGAGGATTGCCTTTCCACCATCAGAGTAGCTCAATCTCTGGGAGTGGACATAAAAATGGATCAAAACCGGGTGCTGGTACGGGGCGGCGGGCTGGATGCGCTGCGGGAACCCGGGGATGTGCTGGATGCGGGCAATTCGGGCACCACCATGCGCATGATGGCGGGTATACTGGCCGGTTGCCCGTTTTTTTCGGTACTTACCGGCGATGCATCCCTTCGCTGCCGTCCCATGCGGCGGGTAATCCAGCCCCTGACCGCCATGGGAGCCCGGATAGCGGCCAGGGGCGGCAATGCCTATGCACCCATGGCAATTTCCGGCGGCGATCTGTGCGCCATTACATATACTTCACCCGTGGCCAGCGCCCAGGTGAAATCCGCTGTACTGCTGGCCGGTTTGTTTGCCGACGGCCCCACTACGGTCATCGAACCGGCCCGTTCCCGGGATCACACCGAGCGTATGCTTGAATATTTCGGTGCCCGGGTGGAGGTGGAGGATAAAAGAGTAACGGTATGGGGGAGGCCTGACCTGCGGGGGCGCAAAGTCACCGTGCCCGGGGATATGTCTTCGGCGGTGTTTCTGCTGGTGGCAGGCGCCACCGTACCGGGCGCCGAATTGGTGGTGCGCAATGTGGGTATTAACCCCACCCGGGCCGGTGCACTGGATATTCTGGTGCAAATGGGGGCGGATTTGCAAATATTCAATGAACGCCGGGTAAACGGCGAGCCGGTGGGTGATATCAGGGTGCGCGGCGGGCGTTTAACGGGCGCGAAAATTGGCGGTGCCATTATTCCTTATCTGATAGATGAACTTCCCGCCCTGGCCGTAGCTGCGGCGCTGGCGGAAGGGGAAACTGTGGTACGGGACGCTGCGGAACTGCGTTATAAAGAAACCGACCGGATTGATGCTGTGGTAAAGCTGCTTGGTGCGATGGGGGCGAACATAACCGGCCGGGAGGACGGCTTTATCGTCCGGGGCGGTCGCAAGCTTACGGGCACGGTGTGCGACAGCTTTGGCGATCACCGTATAGCCATGGCCGCTGCCGTAGCCGGTTTGCAGGCCCGGGGGACGACTCGCATCAAAGAAGCGGATTGTGTAAGAATTTCCTACCCGGCATTTTTTGATACATTAAATTTGATCAGTGTGCAATAA
- a CDS encoding nucleoside recognition domain-containing protein has translation MVNYIWLGMMVIGVLVAAVNGHVEVVTKAALEGAQVAVKTAIDLIAIITFWLGIMKLAEAAGLVRVLSRLVQPITRFLFPSVPKDHPAMGAIVMNLSANILGLGNASTPMGLIAMQELQKLNRGDPKEATDAMCTFLALNTSCITLIPTTIIGIRLIYGSADPTEIVGTTIFATAAGMTVAVFMDRLMRYLYYRGR, from the coding sequence ATGGTCAATTATATCTGGTTGGGCATGATGGTTATCGGAGTGCTGGTGGCGGCCGTCAACGGGCATGTGGAGGTGGTTACCAAGGCGGCCCTGGAAGGTGCGCAGGTGGCGGTTAAAACAGCCATTGACCTTATCGCCATCATTACCTTCTGGCTGGGTATTATGAAACTTGCTGAGGCCGCCGGTCTGGTGCGGGTGCTGTCCCGCCTGGTGCAGCCCATTACTCGCTTTTTATTCCCCAGCGTGCCCAAAGACCACCCGGCCATGGGGGCCATAGTCATGAACCTGAGCGCCAACATACTGGGGCTGGGTAACGCTTCCACACCCATGGGGCTGATCGCCATGCAAGAGCTGCAAAAATTAAACCGGGGTGACCCCAAGGAGGCCACTGACGCCATGTGTACATTTCTGGCTCTGAATACCTCATGCATCACCCTTATTCCCACCACCATCATCGGCATCCGGTTAATATATGGTTCGGCGGATCCCACCGAGATAGTGGGCACCACCATTTTTGCCACCGCGGCCGGCATGACTGTGGCTGTTTTCATGGATCGTTTAATGCGGTATCTGTATTACCGGGGGAGGTGA
- a CDS encoding bifunctional 4-hydroxy-3-methylbut-2-enyl diphosphate reductase/30S ribosomal protein S1 — translation MKVKVAAKAGFCFGVKRAVDMARKCLHDRAGPVYTLGPLIHNNQVTEALAREGIAAVNDVDEIKGPGTVIIRSHGVAPGVLDRAEQKGLKLVDATCPFVRKVQQTVRDLVQQDIPVVVVGDPEHPEVQGIVGWSGNRAIVVADARQAEKLGKIPSLGIVAQTTQRQDNFDAVVKVFKDSGSRVQVFNTICLATAERQKEALELAQQVDAVLVLGGKNSANTAKLAQICRTAGKPVYRVETAEEIDFAWLKGLRTVGVTAGASTPGWIIEEVCCRMMDFEEANKEEVMENQVEEQPVTEAAEPQEDMKQEMEDAVEVRNLKNGDIVTGVVVQVNQDEVLVDVGAKSEGVVPIKELSNFSVDSPQDVVKVGDEIKVYVLKSEDNEGRVILSKEKADAEEAWARLEENMNEGQVISGTVREVVKGGLLVDVGVRAFLPASLVDRGYVEDLSKYLNMEIQARVIELNRARRKVILSRKAVLEEEYARKREELMASLEEGQVVKGVVRRLTNFGAFVDIGGVDGLLHISEMAWYRINHPSEVVQVGDELDVKVLRVDRENEKVSLGLKQVLPNPWDNVEEKYPVGSIINAKVVRLAPFGAFVQLEPGVEGLVHISHLADRHVATPDEVVSEGEEIRVKVLSVDAGEKRIRLSIREVDREKPAKPSPKENQPRKQEIPASNDGGTVTIGDLVGDIFEDRK, via the coding sequence ATGAAGGTAAAGGTTGCCGCCAAAGCGGGTTTCTGCTTTGGCGTGAAAAGGGCCGTGGATATGGCCCGCAAATGTTTACATGACAGGGCCGGACCGGTGTATACACTGGGACCGCTGATTCACAATAATCAAGTTACTGAGGCGCTGGCCCGGGAGGGTATCGCTGCGGTTAACGATGTGGATGAAATCAAAGGGCCGGGAACGGTGATTATTCGCTCCCACGGTGTGGCGCCCGGTGTGCTGGACCGAGCCGAACAAAAGGGGCTTAAACTGGTGGATGCCACCTGTCCCTTTGTACGCAAGGTACAGCAGACGGTACGTGATCTAGTTCAACAGGACATACCCGTGGTGGTGGTGGGTGATCCTGAACACCCGGAAGTGCAGGGTATCGTTGGCTGGTCCGGCAACCGGGCCATAGTGGTAGCCGATGCCCGCCAGGCAGAAAAGCTGGGGAAAATCCCCAGCCTGGGCATTGTGGCCCAAACAACCCAGCGGCAGGACAACTTTGACGCTGTGGTTAAAGTATTCAAGGATAGCGGAAGCCGGGTGCAAGTGTTTAATACCATCTGCCTGGCCACGGCCGAAAGGCAGAAGGAGGCCCTGGAACTCGCGCAGCAGGTGGATGCCGTTCTGGTGCTGGGAGGAAAAAACAGCGCCAATACCGCCAAGCTGGCGCAAATTTGCCGTACTGCCGGAAAACCGGTGTATCGGGTAGAAACAGCCGAAGAAATAGATTTTGCGTGGCTGAAAGGACTCCGTACAGTGGGGGTTACGGCAGGCGCATCTACACCCGGCTGGATTATAGAGGAGGTTTGTTGTCGAATGATGGATTTTGAAGAAGCCAACAAAGAAGAAGTTATGGAAAACCAGGTTGAGGAGCAACCGGTGACTGAAGCCGCCGAGCCCCAGGAAGACATGAAACAGGAGATGGAGGATGCCGTGGAGGTCAGGAACCTCAAAAACGGCGATATCGTCACCGGCGTGGTGGTTCAGGTCAACCAGGACGAAGTGCTGGTGGATGTGGGCGCCAAGTCGGAAGGGGTTGTGCCCATAAAAGAACTGTCCAATTTCAGTGTGGATTCGCCCCAGGATGTAGTAAAAGTGGGCGATGAAATAAAAGTTTACGTTTTAAAGTCGGAAGACAATGAAGGCCGCGTAATTCTTTCCAAAGAAAAGGCCGATGCCGAGGAAGCATGGGCACGCCTGGAAGAAAACATGAACGAAGGCCAGGTGATCTCCGGTACCGTTCGTGAAGTGGTCAAGGGCGGTTTACTGGTGGATGTGGGCGTGCGCGCATTTTTGCCTGCCTCACTGGTGGACAGGGGTTATGTAGAAGATTTGAGCAAGTATTTGAACATGGAAATACAAGCCCGGGTTATTGAGCTTAACCGGGCCAGAAGGAAAGTTATTCTTTCCCGTAAAGCCGTCCTGGAAGAAGAATACGCCCGCAAGCGCGAAGAATTGATGGCCAGCCTGGAAGAAGGCCAGGTGGTTAAGGGTGTTGTTCGCCGTTTAACCAATTTCGGCGCCTTTGTGGATATCGGTGGTGTTGACGGCCTGCTGCACATTTCAGAAATGGCCTGGTACCGCATCAACCACCCCTCCGAAGTGGTACAGGTGGGCGATGAACTGGATGTTAAAGTGCTCCGGGTGGACCGGGAGAATGAAAAGGTCTCCCTGGGCTTGAAACAGGTTCTGCCCAATCCCTGGGACAACGTTGAAGAAAAATATCCCGTGGGCAGTATAATTAATGCCAAGGTGGTACGCCTGGCCCCCTTCGGTGCCTTTGTACAGCTGGAGCCCGGCGTGGAAGGCCTGGTGCACATTTCCCACCTGGCCGACCGGCATGTGGCCACTCCCGACGAAGTGGTATCCGAGGGCGAAGAAATCAGGGTCAAGGTGCTCAGCGTGGATGCCGGTGAAAAACGTATCCGCCTTTCCATCAGGGAAGTGGACCGGGAAAAACCCGCGAAGCCAAGCCCCAAGGAAAACCAGCCCAGGAAACAGGAAATACCGGCGTCCAATGACGGCGGCACTGTAACCATCGGCGATTTGGTGGGCGATATTTTTGAAGACAGAAAATAG
- a CDS encoding HutP family protein: protein MVPVGSKEVARAAIKMALTDNREQERELKAAYAKIGIKTAAVDHGGDFIASVNKITERSVVAAKREGVIREVHADEGAVAGATREAVSQVMPKALGLNVGGKIGIARHRDHISVAVFFGVGLLHLDEVAIGLGHRAVSS from the coding sequence ATGGTGCCGGTTGGCAGCAAGGAAGTGGCCCGGGCCGCAATAAAAATGGCCCTTACAGATAACCGGGAACAGGAAAGGGAGCTCAAGGCGGCTTATGCCAAAATAGGTATAAAAACGGCAGCCGTAGACCACGGAGGAGATTTTATAGCATCGGTAAATAAAATAACCGAGCGTTCCGTGGTGGCGGCCAAGCGGGAGGGAGTTATACGCGAAGTACATGCCGATGAGGGTGCCGTGGCCGGGGCCACCCGAGAGGCTGTTTCCCAAGTTATGCCCAAGGCACTGGGCCTGAATGTGGGCGGCAAAATAGGTATCGCCAGGCACCGGGACCATATCAGCGTCGCCGTTTTCTTTGGTGTGGGTCTTTTACATCTTGATGAGGTGGCCATAGGACTGGGTCACCGGGCAGTATCCTCATAA